One Coregonus clupeaformis isolate EN_2021a chromosome 33, ASM2061545v1, whole genome shotgun sequence DNA window includes the following coding sequences:
- the slc25a29 gene encoding mitochondrial basic amino acids transporter gives MDFLAGCIGGAAGVLVGHPFDTVKVRLQVQNVDKPLYRGTYHCFQSIVRQESMFGLYKGIGSPMMGLTFINAIVFGVQGNAMRYLGHDTPMNQFLAGAAAGAIQCVICCPMELAKTRMQMQGTGEKKSKRKLYKNSLDCLARIYKREGLLGVNRGMVTTLIRETPGFGVYFLAYDVLTRSIGCEPDDPYMIPKLLFAGGMSGIASWLSTYPVDVIKSRLQADGVGGVYQYTSIADCVRQSIRREGLRVFTRGLTSTLLRAFPVNAATFATVTLVLLYARGVEEGPTNCEPEPPDTAHHTQLPQQTQASSL, from the exons GTGCTGCCGGAGTCTTAGTAGGACACCCTTTTGACACGGTTAAG GTGAGACTCCAGGTCCAGAATGTGGACAAGCCTCTCTACCGCGGGACCTACCACTGTTTCCAGTCCATTGTACGGCAGGAGTCG ATGTTTGGGCTGTACAAAGGCATCGGCTCCCCCATGATGGGCCTAACCTTCATCAACGCCATAGTGTTTGGAGTGCAGGGCAACGCTATGCGTTACCTGGGCCATGACACCCCTATGAACCAGTTCCTGGCCGGGGCCGCAGCCGGAGCCATCCAGTGTGTCATCTGTTGCCCAATGGAGCTGGCCAAGACACGCATGCAGATGCAAG GCACTGGGGAGAAGAAGTCCAAGAGGAAGCTGTACAAGAACTCCCTGGACTGTCTGGCCCGTATCTACAAGCGAGAGGGGCTGCTGGGGGTGAACCGCGGCATGGTTACCACGCTGATCCGAGAAACCCCCGGTTTCGGAGTCTACTTCCTGGCCTATGACGTCCTGACTCGCTCCATTGGCTGCGAGCCTGACGACCCCTACATGATCCCCAAACTGCTATTCGCCGGTGGGATGTCCGGGATCGCCTCTTGGCTCTCCACCTATCCAGTGGACGTGATTAAGTCCCGCCTCCAGGCGGACGGGGTGGGCGGGGTCTACCAGTACACCAGCATCGCTGACTGCGTGCGGCAGAGCATTAGGAGGGAGGGGCTCAGAGTGTTCACACGAGGTCTCACCTCCACCCTGCTCAGGGCATTTCCCGTCAACGCTGCCACCTTCGCCACCGTCACGCTGGTGCTGCTGTACGCACGGGGAGTGGAAGAGGGGCCCACAAACTGTGAGCCAGAGCCCCCCGACACAGCTCACCACACACAGCTACCGCAGCAGACCCAGGCCTCCAGCCTGTGA